A single window of Undibacterium sp. 5I1 DNA harbors:
- the pdxA gene encoding 4-hydroxythreonine-4-phosphate dehydrogenase PdxA: protein MTKIAITVGEPAGIGPEVSLLAAWQLRSEIRPVLIGDAAYLSMLAGEIDPAMQLMGVSLEALRYTGLPACGVNQITVIDCPLAAHVIAGQLDPRNGRSVLHTLDVAIESVQQAWCDAIVTAPLQKSTINDAGVAFSGHTEYFAEKTNTAQVVMMLACEASDHLPHALRVALATTHLALKDVPAAITFDHLLKTLQIIHQDLQVKFGLQQPRIFVTGLNPHAGENGYLGREEIDIITPVILHAQGLGMDVRGPYPADTLFQQKYLQEADCVLAMYHDQGLPVLKHASFGLGVNITLGLPLIRTSVDHGTALDLAAQGVGKADVGSMLVAVRVAAGMVKAQSQH from the coding sequence ATGACAAAAATTGCCATCACAGTAGGTGAACCGGCGGGCATTGGCCCAGAAGTTTCTTTATTGGCAGCATGGCAATTACGGTCAGAAATTCGTCCTGTCCTGATTGGTGACGCTGCTTATTTATCCATGCTGGCAGGAGAAATTGATCCTGCTATGCAGTTGATGGGCGTGTCATTAGAGGCTCTTCGTTACACTGGTTTGCCAGCCTGCGGCGTAAATCAAATTACCGTAATTGATTGTCCTCTAGCAGCTCATGTAATAGCTGGACAATTAGATCCTCGTAATGGCCGTTCGGTATTGCATACGCTGGATGTTGCTATAGAAAGCGTGCAGCAAGCCTGGTGCGATGCGATCGTTACAGCACCCCTACAAAAAAGTACGATCAATGATGCCGGTGTTGCTTTTAGCGGACACACCGAATATTTCGCTGAAAAAACAAATACTGCGCAAGTTGTCATGATGTTGGCATGTGAAGCATCCGATCATTTGCCACACGCTTTGCGAGTCGCTTTGGCGACCACGCACCTTGCATTAAAAGATGTGCCTGCCGCGATTACTTTTGATCATTTACTTAAAACGCTGCAGATTATTCATCAAGACTTACAAGTCAAATTTGGTTTACAACAACCGCGTATTTTCGTTACTGGCTTAAATCCCCACGCCGGTGAAAACGGTTATCTTGGGCGTGAAGAGATTGACATCATCACTCCTGTGATTTTACATGCACAGGGTTTAGGGATGGATGTGCGTGGCCCATATCCAGCAGACACGCTATTCCAGCAAAAATATTTGCAGGAGGCTGATTGCGTGCTGGCGATGTACCACGATCAAGGTTTGCCTGTACTAAAGCACGCTAGTTTTGGTTTAGGGGTAAATATCACTTTAGGTTTGCCGCTGATACGAACCTCAGTCGACCATGGCACTGCACTTGACTTAGCCGCGCAAGGCGTAGGTAAAGCAGATGTCGGCAGTATGCTGGTAGCGGTACGAGTCGCAGCTGGTATGGTGAAGGCGCAATCTCAGCACTAG
- the rsmA gene encoding 16S rRNA (adenine(1518)-N(6)/adenine(1519)-N(6))-dimethyltransferase RsmA: MKHIPRKRFGQNFLTDQLVLSHITSAINPQPDQTMVEIGPGLAAMTKLLLEGLSQLHVVELDRDLVARLKKNFDPAKLIVHEGDALRFDFSTIPLPPDKKLRVVGNLPYNISSPLLFHLAEIAHLVEDQHFMLQKEVVERMVAEPGGKAYGRLSVMLQWRYHMDLLFIVPPTAFDPPPKVESAIVRMIPKAERLECDIHKLEQVVTKAFSQRRKVVRNCVAGMFTEQQLIDVGINPQMRPETIPLEQYVGLARLLVELKPDVPAD; this comes from the coding sequence ATGAAACACATACCTCGTAAACGCTTCGGCCAAAACTTTTTGACTGATCAATTGGTGCTCAGTCACATCACCAGTGCCATCAATCCTCAGCCTGATCAAACTATGGTTGAGATCGGCCCAGGTTTGGCTGCTATGACTAAACTCTTGTTAGAAGGATTAAGTCAACTGCATGTAGTTGAGCTGGATCGTGATTTGGTAGCGCGTCTGAAAAAGAATTTTGATCCTGCTAAATTGATCGTGCATGAAGGGGATGCTTTACGGTTTGATTTTTCGACGATCCCATTGCCGCCGGATAAAAAGCTCCGTGTCGTTGGCAACCTGCCTTACAACATTTCTAGCCCTTTATTATTTCATCTGGCCGAGATTGCACATCTGGTTGAAGATCAGCATTTTATGCTGCAAAAAGAGGTTGTGGAACGTATGGTTGCAGAACCCGGTGGCAAAGCATATGGTCGCTTGTCCGTCATGCTGCAATGGCGCTATCACATGGATTTATTGTTTATCGTACCGCCGACAGCGTTTGACCCACCACCTAAAGTAGAGTCTGCGATTGTCCGTATGATCCCGAAGGCGGAACGTCTAGAATGCGATATTCATAAATTGGAACAAGTAGTGACTAAGGCATTCTCACAACGCCGTAAAGTGGTACGTAATTGTGTCGCCGGAATGTTTACTGAGCAGCAATTGATTGATGTTGGTATCAATCCGCAAATGCGACCAGAAACGATTCCGCTCGAACAGTATGTCGGTTTGGCTAGGTTACTCGTAGAACTGAAGCCCGATGTACCTGCAGATTGA
- the pgi gene encoding glucose-6-phosphate isomerase, whose amino-acid sequence MNITTTPEWQTLLAHQARLEHVHLRDLFAADPQRFQHFSQELDGLLVDYSKQRIDAETLQSLVALARLSKVEDWRDRMFSGEKINISEDRAVLHTALRHSAFTPFPNPEADVMPLVRAVRRQMRDIVERVRSGLWRGFKGDAIQNVVNIGIGGSDLGPKLATRALSAMQHPGLSFYYVSNLDSAHLAPLLETLDPRTTLFIVASKTFTTQETSINANTARTWLMAAAMEEWAVAKHFIAVTSSPDKAHEFGIPDANILQIWDWVGGRYSLWSAVGLSVALAIGMNGFERLLDGAEAMDKHFCKTPLEHNLPVLLALISVWNTNFLGAETTAILPYNESLRHLPAFLQQLEMESNGKTVGRDGEPLTCRANPIVWGEIGVNGQHAFFQLLHQGGWLIPCDFVVAASSDYPLPGHQAPLLANCLAQSAALAFGKTEEQARIELSAAGLSESKIAALLPHKVFAGNQPSTSILIPSLDPYQLGMLLALYEHKVFVQGVIWGINSFDQWGVELGKQLANRLLPAIKGDQAYDVQLDTSTTGLIAYFRRHGHV is encoded by the coding sequence ATGAACATTACTACTACGCCAGAATGGCAAACCTTGCTAGCGCATCAAGCTCGTTTAGAACACGTGCATTTGCGCGATTTGTTTGCTGCTGACCCACAACGTTTTCAACATTTTTCTCAGGAGCTGGATGGCTTGCTGGTAGATTATTCCAAGCAAAGGATAGATGCCGAAACATTGCAAAGTCTGGTTGCCTTAGCCAGATTATCGAAGGTAGAGGACTGGCGTGACCGCATGTTTTCGGGTGAGAAAATCAATATCAGCGAAGACCGCGCTGTACTTCATACTGCTTTGAGGCACTCGGCTTTTACACCGTTCCCAAATCCAGAAGCCGACGTGATGCCTTTGGTACGCGCTGTGCGCAGACAAATGCGCGATATCGTCGAGCGGGTGCGCAGCGGATTATGGCGGGGCTTTAAAGGTGATGCGATTCAAAATGTGGTGAATATCGGGATTGGTGGTTCTGACCTCGGCCCTAAACTGGCGACGCGCGCATTGTCGGCAATGCAGCATCCTGGCCTGAGTTTTTATTATGTTTCTAATTTAGACAGCGCCCATCTCGCACCTTTGTTGGAGACCTTAGACCCGCGTACGACCTTGTTTATTGTCGCCTCCAAGACGTTTACCACGCAAGAGACCAGTATTAACGCCAACACTGCACGTACCTGGCTGATGGCCGCGGCGATGGAGGAATGGGCGGTCGCTAAGCATTTTATTGCTGTTACTTCCAGCCCCGATAAAGCGCATGAGTTTGGTATTCCTGATGCCAATATTTTACAAATCTGGGACTGGGTTGGCGGGCGATACTCTTTGTGGTCGGCGGTAGGTTTATCAGTTGCACTCGCAATCGGGATGAATGGCTTTGAGCGCTTGCTAGATGGTGCCGAGGCGATGGACAAGCATTTTTGTAAAACGCCGCTAGAGCATAATTTGCCGGTTTTGCTGGCGTTGATCTCCGTGTGGAACACGAATTTTCTTGGTGCTGAAACGACCGCAATCTTGCCGTATAACGAGTCCTTGCGTCACTTGCCCGCTTTCTTGCAGCAATTAGAAATGGAATCGAATGGCAAAACGGTAGGACGTGACGGTGAGCCTTTGACTTGTCGCGCCAATCCGATTGTGTGGGGCGAAATTGGCGTCAATGGCCAACATGCTTTTTTCCAGCTTTTGCATCAGGGCGGCTGGTTGATTCCATGTGATTTCGTGGTGGCTGCTTCCAGTGATTATCCTTTGCCAGGGCATCAGGCGCCATTATTAGCCAACTGTCTGGCGCAAAGTGCTGCTTTGGCTTTCGGCAAAACTGAAGAACAAGCACGCATAGAATTGTCTGCCGCAGGTTTGAGTGAGAGCAAGATCGCCGCGCTATTGCCGCATAAAGTATTTGCAGGCAATCAGCCATCCACGAGTATTCTCATCCCTAGCCTTGATCCTTATCAGCTCGGCATGTTGCTCGCTTTGTATGAGCATAAGGTGTTTGTCCAAGGCGTGATCTGGGGCATTAACTCTTTCGATCAGTGGGGCGTTGAGTTGGGTAAGCAGCTTGCCAATCGCTTATTGCCAGCAATTAAAGGCGATCAGGCCTACGACGTTCAACTGGACACTTCGACCACAGGTTTAATCGCTTATTTCCGTCGGCATGGGCATGTATAA
- a CDS encoding peptidylprolyl isomerase has product MRHNLHMKQRNILSLLATSAFLLAGSPTSAQTKISPTISPILPVLPSKSVGNAFNANEKGQLVNKIIVVVNDDVITSQELNDRLKAVEKRLSAQGTALPSRADLQKQLLERMIVDRAQLQLAKENGMRVDDIMLDRSMQRLAEQNKMSLQEFRNQVEREGTPYVRFREEVRDDIMMQRIRDREVDSKIQVSESEVDNYIAQEAAPGKVAQELNLSHILVVIPENASAEQIAQRKARAEEVLKKIKAGEDFAKLAVTYSDASEGIKGGDIGWREQDRLPQLFLDSINKIKVGEVTEIIRSSNGFHILKLTGKRDVGKSKADSTVVQQTHVRHILIKPSQIVTTAEARRKLVELKQRLDNKAATFEELAKSFSNDGSAAKGGDLGWIYPGDTVPEFEQAMNKLAIGEVSEPVETQFGLHLIQVTERKSDDVSKERQRLLARQAVRERKSDEALQDWLRQLRDRAYVEFRLDDN; this is encoded by the coding sequence ATGCGACATAACTTGCACATGAAACAACGTAATATCCTCTCACTCTTGGCTACCTCTGCTTTTTTGTTGGCGGGTTCTCCTACGTCGGCGCAGACGAAAATCAGCCCAACGATTTCTCCCATTCTTCCCGTGCTGCCTTCTAAGTCAGTGGGTAACGCATTTAATGCTAATGAAAAAGGGCAGTTGGTTAATAAAATTATTGTAGTGGTTAATGACGATGTCATTACCAGCCAAGAATTGAATGATCGTTTGAAGGCAGTAGAGAAGCGGCTCTCAGCGCAAGGTACAGCCTTGCCAAGCAGAGCTGATCTGCAAAAGCAATTACTAGAGCGGATGATTGTTGATCGCGCTCAACTACAACTGGCCAAAGAAAACGGTATGCGTGTCGATGACATCATGCTGGATCGCTCTATGCAACGTCTTGCAGAGCAAAACAAAATGTCTCTGCAAGAGTTTCGTAATCAGGTTGAGCGCGAAGGCACGCCGTATGTACGTTTCCGCGAAGAAGTGCGCGACGACATCATGATGCAGCGTATTCGTGACCGCGAAGTTGATAGCAAGATTCAGGTCTCAGAATCTGAAGTAGATAACTATATCGCGCAAGAGGCTGCACCAGGTAAGGTCGCGCAAGAATTGAATCTGTCGCACATTTTAGTAGTTATTCCAGAGAATGCATCTGCGGAGCAAATTGCGCAACGCAAAGCCCGTGCAGAAGAAGTCTTGAAAAAAATAAAAGCAGGCGAAGATTTTGCCAAACTGGCGGTCACTTATTCTGACGCCAGCGAAGGTATCAAAGGCGGTGACATCGGTTGGCGTGAGCAAGATCGTTTGCCGCAATTATTTTTGGATTCAATCAATAAGATCAAGGTAGGCGAAGTTACTGAAATTATTCGCAGCTCTAACGGCTTCCATATTTTAAAGTTGACGGGCAAACGTGATGTCGGCAAGAGTAAAGCGGATAGCACTGTCGTTCAACAGACGCATGTACGTCATATTTTGATCAAGCCAAGTCAAATCGTGACAACAGCGGAAGCACGTCGTAAATTGGTTGAATTAAAACAACGTCTGGATAATAAGGCGGCTACATTTGAAGAATTAGCAAAGTCCTTCTCTAACGATGGCTCTGCTGCTAAAGGTGGTGATCTGGGTTGGATTTATCCCGGTGATACCGTACCTGAATTTGAACAAGCGATGAATAAATTGGCGATTGGCGAGGTGAGTGAGCCAGTCGAAACACAATTCGGTTTGCATCTGATTCAGGTAACTGAACGCAAATCAGACGACGTTTCTAAAGAGCGTCAACGTTTGCTTGCTCGCCAGGCCGTGCGTGAGCGCAAGTCGGACGAGGCTTTGCAAGACTGGCTGCGTCAGTTACGTGACCGCGCTTATGTTGAGTTCCGTCTGGACGATAATTAA
- the gloA gene encoding lactoylglutathione lyase yields the protein MRLLHTMLRVGNLQSSIDFYTEVLGMKLLRTSDNPEYKYTLAFVGYGNNPDHAELELTYNYGVEKYDLGSAYGHIAIAVPDAYKACDAVKARGGNVTREAGSVKGGKTVIAFVQDPDGYKIELIERKTAEQATSL from the coding sequence ATGCGTCTATTACACACCATGTTACGCGTCGGTAATTTACAAAGCTCGATTGATTTTTATACTGAAGTGTTGGGTATGAAATTGCTCAGGACATCGGATAACCCCGAGTACAAATATACCCTCGCCTTTGTCGGCTATGGCAATAACCCTGATCACGCAGAACTAGAGTTGACCTACAACTATGGCGTCGAAAAATACGATTTGGGTAGCGCGTATGGACATATCGCGATCGCAGTGCCAGATGCGTACAAGGCATGTGATGCAGTAAAAGCCAGAGGCGGCAACGTAACGCGTGAAGCAGGTTCAGTGAAAGGCGGCAAGACCGTTATCGCTTTTGTACAAGATCCTGACGGCTACAAAATAGAATTGATAGAGCGGAAAACTGCCGAACAAGCGACCAGTCTGTAA